From the genome of Mangifera indica cultivar Alphonso unplaced genomic scaffold, CATAS_Mindica_2.1 Un_0061, whole genome shotgun sequence, one region includes:
- the LOC123207144 gene encoding auxilin-related protein 2-like isoform X3: MDEFGVLTERFGLKPQGKAAPMAASKRSAVPTTNRQARSFSFSSGLNRKPSLSNSNSFSGEIPDDILFQSKTNNNGFSAFNEDVFGQFQNSATKLSKASPLDFDSMFKASSNSGSKSYAYDDDVFGLNKTKNEAFGTFSSPPKRNDLVDDLLGSGFGGAETRSNNSKQNVGGFDDLIPGFGASSSPNNRTNVGASKSAFMSADDPFVVLEGTSTAAHNSSDSFTHPLEELGKLTQSGGRKPVVSSPKGSPILKPPPKPSQILKTDQGVHHAKGSKDQLSAKAKNFKEAEDAAQRTQKESKDDLESFFSMSSQSSSTPRSRATTSDPVFDAKINMRRPDVAQRTSLRSSHNVKNVPPATNMFDGLASMFDAAAPLFGEFEEYEGETNERRRARLGRHQRTNDRVAKAVADMNQRDLQTRQEQEERSRIADVLDVEIKHWAAGKEGNMRALLSSLQYVLWPECGWEPVSLTDLITSNSVKKVYRKATLCVHPDKVQQRGATIKQKYTAEKVFDILKEAWSKFNKEELS; encoded by the exons ATGGATGAGTTCGGTGTGTTAACGGAGCGTTTCGGTCTGAAGCCGCAAGGCAAAGCTGCTCCAATGGCTGCATCGAAGCGATCCGCTGTACCCACCACGAATCGTCAAGCCCGAAGTTTTTCATTCAGTTCGGGTCTCAACAGGAAACCTTCTTTATCCAATTCAAATTCCTTTAGTGGGGAGATTCCTGATGACATTCTCTTTCAATCAAAGACCAATAACAACGGTTTTAGCGCCTTCAACGAAGACGTTTTTGGCCAATTTCAAAACTCGGCGACTAAATTAAGTAAAGCGTCTCCGTTGGATTTCGATTCTATGTTCAAGGCATCAAGTAATTCTGGTTCGAAATCTTATGCGTATGATGATGATGTTTTCGGGTTGAATAAGACCAAAAACGAAGCTTTTGGGACGTTTAGTTCTCCGCCAAAGCGGAATGATTTAGTTGATGACTTGTTAGGTAGTGGGTTTGGTGGAGCTGAAACGAGATCGAATAATTCGAAGCAAAATGTTGGTGGTTTTGATGATTTGATACCTGGGTTTGGTGCCAGTAGTTCTCCAAATAATAG AACGAATGTAGGGGCCTCCAAATCAGCCTTCATGTCAGCAGATGACCCTTTTGTTGTGCTAGAAGGAACTTCAACGGCAGCACATAATTCCTCAGATTCATTCACTCATCCTCTAGAAGAGCTTGGTAAGCTCACTCAATCTGGAGGCAGAAAGCCTGTTGTTTCATCACCAAAAGGTTCACCAATACTGAAACCCCCTCCAAAACCATCTCAAATTTTGAAGACAGATCAAg GTGTACACCATGCTAAGGGAAGCAAGGATCAACTTAGTGCCAAAGCTAAGAATTTTAAGGAAGCTGAAGATGCTGCACAAAGAACCCAGAAAGAGAGCAAGGATGATCTAGAATCCTTTTTTAGCATGAGTTCTCAATCAAGTAGTACACCAAGGTCAAGGGCTACAACTTCA GACCCTGTCTTTGATGCGAAAATTAACATGAGAAGGCCTGATGTGGCACAGAGGACATCTTTGAGGAGCTCACACAATGTAAAAAATGTTCCTCCTGCAACAAATATGTTCGATGGCCTTGCTTCAATGTTTGATG CAGCTGCACCATTATTCGGAGAATTTGAGGAATATGAAGGGGAAACCAACGAAAGACGAAGAGCAAGATTGGGACGTCATCAAAGGACAAATGATCGTGTG GCTAAAGCAGTTGCTGATATGAACCAACGTGACCTTCAAACTCGGCAGGAACAAGAAGAAAGGAGT AGGATTGCTGATGTGTTGGATGTTGAGATAAAGCATTGGGCTGCAGGGAAAGAAGGCAATATGCGTGCACTTTTATCATCATTGCAATAT GTCCTTTGGCCAGAATGTGGTTGGGAGCCAGTTTCACTGACAGATCTCATTACCTCTAACTCTGTTAAGAAAGTTTATAGAAAGGCAACATTATGTGTTCATCCTGATAAGGTTCAACAGAGAGGTGctacaattaaacaaaaatatactgCAGAGAAGGTTTTTGATATTCTCAAG GAAGCGTGGAGCAAGTTCAACAAGGAAGAACTTTCTTAG
- the LOC123207144 gene encoding auxilin-related protein 2-like isoform X1, translating into MDEFGVLTERFGLKPQGKAAPMAASKRSAVPTTNRQARSFSFSSGLNRKPSLSNSNSFSGEIPDDILFQSKTNNNGFSAFNEDVFGQFQNSATKLSKASPLDFDSMFKASSNSGSKSYAYDDDVFGLNKTKNEAFGTFSSPPKRNDLVDDLLGSGFGGAETRSNNSKQNVGGFDDLIPGFGASSSPNNRTNVGASKSAFMSADDPFVVLEGTSTAAHNSSDSFTHPLEELGKLTQSGGRKPVVSSPKGSPILKPPPKPSQILKTDQGISSIDELEDFAMGRVRNNADACSGVHHAKGSKDQLSAKAKNFKEAEDAAQRTQKESKDDLESFFSMSSQSSSTPRSRATTSDPVFDAKINMRRPDVAQRTSLRSSHNVKNVPPATNMFDGLASMFDAAAPLFGEFEEYEGETNERRRARLGRHQRTNDRVAKAVADMNQRDLQTRQEQEERSRIADVLDVEIKHWAAGKEGNMRALLSSLQYVLWPECGWEPVSLTDLITSNSVKKVYRKATLCVHPDKVQQRGATIKQKYTAEKVFDILKEAWSKFNKEELS; encoded by the exons ATGGATGAGTTCGGTGTGTTAACGGAGCGTTTCGGTCTGAAGCCGCAAGGCAAAGCTGCTCCAATGGCTGCATCGAAGCGATCCGCTGTACCCACCACGAATCGTCAAGCCCGAAGTTTTTCATTCAGTTCGGGTCTCAACAGGAAACCTTCTTTATCCAATTCAAATTCCTTTAGTGGGGAGATTCCTGATGACATTCTCTTTCAATCAAAGACCAATAACAACGGTTTTAGCGCCTTCAACGAAGACGTTTTTGGCCAATTTCAAAACTCGGCGACTAAATTAAGTAAAGCGTCTCCGTTGGATTTCGATTCTATGTTCAAGGCATCAAGTAATTCTGGTTCGAAATCTTATGCGTATGATGATGATGTTTTCGGGTTGAATAAGACCAAAAACGAAGCTTTTGGGACGTTTAGTTCTCCGCCAAAGCGGAATGATTTAGTTGATGACTTGTTAGGTAGTGGGTTTGGTGGAGCTGAAACGAGATCGAATAATTCGAAGCAAAATGTTGGTGGTTTTGATGATTTGATACCTGGGTTTGGTGCCAGTAGTTCTCCAAATAATAG AACGAATGTAGGGGCCTCCAAATCAGCCTTCATGTCAGCAGATGACCCTTTTGTTGTGCTAGAAGGAACTTCAACGGCAGCACATAATTCCTCAGATTCATTCACTCATCCTCTAGAAGAGCTTGGTAAGCTCACTCAATCTGGAGGCAGAAAGCCTGTTGTTTCATCACCAAAAGGTTCACCAATACTGAAACCCCCTCCAAAACCATCTCAAATTTTGAAGACAGATCAAg GCATATCTTCAATTGATGAACTTGAAGATTTTGCCATGGGTAGGGTACGAAATAATGCTGATGCATGCTCAGGTGTACACCATGCTAAGGGAAGCAAGGATCAACTTAGTGCCAAAGCTAAGAATTTTAAGGAAGCTGAAGATGCTGCACAAAGAACCCAGAAAGAGAGCAAGGATGATCTAGAATCCTTTTTTAGCATGAGTTCTCAATCAAGTAGTACACCAAGGTCAAGGGCTACAACTTCA GACCCTGTCTTTGATGCGAAAATTAACATGAGAAGGCCTGATGTGGCACAGAGGACATCTTTGAGGAGCTCACACAATGTAAAAAATGTTCCTCCTGCAACAAATATGTTCGATGGCCTTGCTTCAATGTTTGATG CAGCTGCACCATTATTCGGAGAATTTGAGGAATATGAAGGGGAAACCAACGAAAGACGAAGAGCAAGATTGGGACGTCATCAAAGGACAAATGATCGTGTG GCTAAAGCAGTTGCTGATATGAACCAACGTGACCTTCAAACTCGGCAGGAACAAGAAGAAAGGAGT AGGATTGCTGATGTGTTGGATGTTGAGATAAAGCATTGGGCTGCAGGGAAAGAAGGCAATATGCGTGCACTTTTATCATCATTGCAATAT GTCCTTTGGCCAGAATGTGGTTGGGAGCCAGTTTCACTGACAGATCTCATTACCTCTAACTCTGTTAAGAAAGTTTATAGAAAGGCAACATTATGTGTTCATCCTGATAAGGTTCAACAGAGAGGTGctacaattaaacaaaaatatactgCAGAGAAGGTTTTTGATATTCTCAAG GAAGCGTGGAGCAAGTTCAACAAGGAAGAACTTTCTTAG
- the LOC123207144 gene encoding auxilin-related protein 1-like isoform X2, with protein sequence MDEFGVLTERFGLKPQGKAAPMAASKRSAVPTTNRQARSFSFSSGLNRKPSLSNSNSFSGEIPDDILFQSKTNNNGFSAFNEDVFGQFQNSATKLSKASPLDFDSMFKASSNSGSKSYAYDDDVFGLNKTKNEAFGTFSSPPKRNDLVDDLLGSGFGGAETRSNNSKQNVGGFDDLIPGFGASSSPNNRTNVGASKSAFMSADDPFVVLEGTSTAAHNSSDSFTHPLEELGKLTQSGGRKPVVSSPKGSPILKPPPKPSQILKTDQGISSIDELEDFAMGRVRNNADACSGVHHAKGSKDQLSAKAKNFKEAEDAAQRTQKESKDDLESFFSMSSQSSSTPRSRATTSDPVFDAKINMRRPDVAQRTSLRSSHNVKNVPPATNMFDGLASMFDAAPLFGEFEEYEGETNERRRARLGRHQRTNDRVAKAVADMNQRDLQTRQEQEERSRIADVLDVEIKHWAAGKEGNMRALLSSLQYVLWPECGWEPVSLTDLITSNSVKKVYRKATLCVHPDKVQQRGATIKQKYTAEKVFDILKEAWSKFNKEELS encoded by the exons ATGGATGAGTTCGGTGTGTTAACGGAGCGTTTCGGTCTGAAGCCGCAAGGCAAAGCTGCTCCAATGGCTGCATCGAAGCGATCCGCTGTACCCACCACGAATCGTCAAGCCCGAAGTTTTTCATTCAGTTCGGGTCTCAACAGGAAACCTTCTTTATCCAATTCAAATTCCTTTAGTGGGGAGATTCCTGATGACATTCTCTTTCAATCAAAGACCAATAACAACGGTTTTAGCGCCTTCAACGAAGACGTTTTTGGCCAATTTCAAAACTCGGCGACTAAATTAAGTAAAGCGTCTCCGTTGGATTTCGATTCTATGTTCAAGGCATCAAGTAATTCTGGTTCGAAATCTTATGCGTATGATGATGATGTTTTCGGGTTGAATAAGACCAAAAACGAAGCTTTTGGGACGTTTAGTTCTCCGCCAAAGCGGAATGATTTAGTTGATGACTTGTTAGGTAGTGGGTTTGGTGGAGCTGAAACGAGATCGAATAATTCGAAGCAAAATGTTGGTGGTTTTGATGATTTGATACCTGGGTTTGGTGCCAGTAGTTCTCCAAATAATAG AACGAATGTAGGGGCCTCCAAATCAGCCTTCATGTCAGCAGATGACCCTTTTGTTGTGCTAGAAGGAACTTCAACGGCAGCACATAATTCCTCAGATTCATTCACTCATCCTCTAGAAGAGCTTGGTAAGCTCACTCAATCTGGAGGCAGAAAGCCTGTTGTTTCATCACCAAAAGGTTCACCAATACTGAAACCCCCTCCAAAACCATCTCAAATTTTGAAGACAGATCAAg GCATATCTTCAATTGATGAACTTGAAGATTTTGCCATGGGTAGGGTACGAAATAATGCTGATGCATGCTCAGGTGTACACCATGCTAAGGGAAGCAAGGATCAACTTAGTGCCAAAGCTAAGAATTTTAAGGAAGCTGAAGATGCTGCACAAAGAACCCAGAAAGAGAGCAAGGATGATCTAGAATCCTTTTTTAGCATGAGTTCTCAATCAAGTAGTACACCAAGGTCAAGGGCTACAACTTCA GACCCTGTCTTTGATGCGAAAATTAACATGAGAAGGCCTGATGTGGCACAGAGGACATCTTTGAGGAGCTCACACAATGTAAAAAATGTTCCTCCTGCAACAAATATGTTCGATGGCCTTGCTTCAATGTTTGATG CTGCACCATTATTCGGAGAATTTGAGGAATATGAAGGGGAAACCAACGAAAGACGAAGAGCAAGATTGGGACGTCATCAAAGGACAAATGATCGTGTG GCTAAAGCAGTTGCTGATATGAACCAACGTGACCTTCAAACTCGGCAGGAACAAGAAGAAAGGAGT AGGATTGCTGATGTGTTGGATGTTGAGATAAAGCATTGGGCTGCAGGGAAAGAAGGCAATATGCGTGCACTTTTATCATCATTGCAATAT GTCCTTTGGCCAGAATGTGGTTGGGAGCCAGTTTCACTGACAGATCTCATTACCTCTAACTCTGTTAAGAAAGTTTATAGAAAGGCAACATTATGTGTTCATCCTGATAAGGTTCAACAGAGAGGTGctacaattaaacaaaaatatactgCAGAGAAGGTTTTTGATATTCTCAAG GAAGCGTGGAGCAAGTTCAACAAGGAAGAACTTTCTTAG
- the LOC123207135 gene encoding pentatricopeptide repeat-containing protein At1g77360, mitochondrial-like, with translation MVKVYNLQSKYISGCIWLIRRYSSEPKTEIADAAKCISKVLLSSPPIVLDTALDQSGIRVSPKMVEDILNKFANAVMLAYRFFKWAEKQQSYEHSIRAYHTMIESLAKTRQYQIMWDLVNAMRNKRMLNVETFCIIMRKYARAQKVEEALYTFNMMGKYDVPPNLAAFNGLLSALCKSKNVRKAQEIFESMKDRFIPDSKTYSILIEGWGKAPNLPKAREIFREMVDIGCNPDIVTYGIMVDILCKAGRVDEALGIVKGMDSRICQPTSFIYSVLVHTYGVENRIEDAVDTFIEMERNGIQADVAVYNALIGAFCKANKFKNVDRVLNEMECKGVPCNSRTCNIILNGLIGRGETDEAYKVFRRMIKVCEPDSDTYTMMIKMFCERDELKRAFKVWKFMKLKQFIPSMHTFSVLINGLCDRRNVTEACVLFEDMIEKGIRPSSATFGRLRQLLLKEGRDDVLEFLQEKMNLLAKEPLCD, from the coding sequence ATGGTCAAAGTTTACAATCTTCAGAGCAAATATATATCAGGATGTATTTGGTTAATCAGGAGATATTCCAGTGAGCCAAAAACAGAGATTGCAGATGCTGCAAAATGTATTAGTAAAGTACTGCTATCTTCTCCACCCATAGTCCTTGACACTGCCCTTGATCAAAGTGGCATTAGGGTATCACCCAAAATGGTTGAAGATATCCTCAATAAATTTGCGAATGCTGTTATGTTGGCATATCGTTTCTTTAAATGGGCTGAAAAGCAACAGAGCTATGAGCACAGTATTCGGGCTTACCACACTATGATTGAATCTCTGGCCAAGACAAGGCAGTACCAGATCATGTGGGATCTTGTGAATGCTATGAGGAACAAGAGAATGCTAAATGTTGAGACATTTTGCATTATTATGAGAAAGTATGCTAGGGCTCAAAAGGTGGAGGAAGCACTTTATACATTTAATATGATGGGAAAATATGATGTGCCCCCAAATTTAGCAGCATTCAATGGCCTATTAAGTGCTTTATGCAAGTCTAAGAATGTGAGGAAGGCTCAGGAGATATTTGAAAGCATGAAGGATCGTTTCATTCCTGACTCGAAAACTTATAGTATACTTATTGAGGGATGGGGAAAGGCTCCAAATCTGCCCAAGGCAAGAGAAATATTCAGAGAAATGGTTGACATTGGTTGCAATCCTGATATAGTGACCTACGGTATAATGGTTGACATTCTTTGCAAGGCAGGGAGGGTTGATGAAGCTCTCGGGATTGTCAAGGGAATGGATTCTAGGATTTGTCAGCCAACGTCTTTCATTTATAGTGTTCTGGTCCATACATATGGGGTAGAGAACAGGATTGAGGATGCTGTTGATACATTCATTGAAATGGAAAGGAATGGAATTCAGGCTGATGTTGCAGTGTATAATGCCTTGATTGGTGCTTTCTGTAAagcaaacaaattcaaaaatgtTGACAGGGTTTTGAATGAGATGGAATGCAAGGGTGTGCCATGTAATTCAAGGACATGCAATATAATTCTGAATGGCCTGATAGGTCGTGGAGAAACTGATGAGGCTTATAAGGTATTCCGGAGGATGATAAAGGTGTGTGAGCCAGATTCAGATACATACACaatgatgataaaaatgtttTGTGAGAGGGATGAATTAAAGAGAGCTTTTAAAGTGTGGAAATTCATGAAGTTGAAGCAGTTCATCCCTAGCATGCATACCTTTTCGGTACTTATAAATGGATTATGTGACAGAAGAAATGTCACTGAAGCTTGTGTCTTATTTGAAGATATGATAGAAAAAGGAATCCGGCCTTCTAGTGCAACTTTTGGGAGGTTAAGGCAATTACTTTTGAAGGAAGGTAGAGATGATGTTCTTGAATTTCTTCAGGAGAAAATGAATCTCCTGGCAAAGGAGCCTTTATGTGATTGA